The window CTTCATTCCCGCGCATGACGGCTCCTTTCTTAGGTCAGAGACATTCTTCAGAGCTGAGGTCTGTTCTTAAGTGCCTTCTCTGTAAGTATTGCCCTGAACGGAGAAAAACCATCATTTAGCTTCATATAGATGTAGGAATTTCACAAAAAAACTGCCTGGCCGCTAATTGCGACCGGACAGTCCGGATTTTCTGCAGATGTATATCATCAGAGCCTGGAGCCAGTGATTACGCACCCTTAATCTCTTTAAACTTAGCTACATACTGCGCAGCCAGCTCGGTGATCTGGTCGTAGCGGCCTTCCTTGGCCGGAGCGGTCAGGTTGCCGCCGATACCTACTGCAATGCAGCCGTTCGCAATCCATTTCTCCATGTTGTTCAGATCCACACCGCCTGTAGGCATGATGTTGACATGCGGCATCGGTCCTTTGACTGCTTTGACATAATCAGGTCCGAAGGCGCTGCCCGGGAAGAGCTTCAGCACGTCTACGCCCAGCTTCAGCGCTTCCTTCATTTCATTCAGCGTCATACAGCCCGGCATGTAAGGAATCCCGTATAGATTGCACATCTTGGCAGTCTCTTCTTCAAAAGAAGGGCTAACCACAAACTCCGATCCGGCAAGAATGGCAATTCTCGCTGTAAGGGGGTCGAGCACTGTACCTGCACCAATCACTGCACGGCTGCCGTATTCTGCTACCAGGCGCTTGATCGCCACATCTGCATCCGGAGTCGTAAAGGTAACCTCAATGTTGTTCAGTCCGCCCTCGATACAGGCAGCTGACATTTTATAAGCATCGTCGGCATTATCCGCACGAATAACCGCAACTACACCAACAGATGTAATGTTTTGTAAAACTTTTATTTTCTTCATGATTAAACTTCCTCTCCTAATAAAAAATAGATTCCATTGCAAAAATCAAATGCATAAAATATTATTTTAGATAAACTATTTTATCTAATTTACTAACACACTCATAAATACTTCTATGGAAATAGTAATAATAATACCGTTAACAGTCAATAAGTTTTTATACAAATCTGAAGACTAGCTAAAAAAAACCACAAAAAACCTTACCAAATAAGGACTTTTCGATCAACTATATTATTTTCCACAAAATTCTCCCTGCGGAATGAGTAATGCCTTATTGTACAAAACCGATTTATATGATAATTTCAAATTACTAATCAATATACAGGGCTTTGTATGACCCTGAGGAGGAATATTAATGAGCAAACAACTGAACGCCGTCACCTTCGGAGAACCGATGGCGATGTTTTATGCCAATGAGACAGGCCCGCTGCATGAGGTCACCTCATTCTCCAAGGCACTGGCCGGGGCAGAGAGCAATGTAGCAACCGGACTGTCGCGTCTGGCCCACAAGACCGGATACGTAACCAAGCTTGGCGAAGATAACTTCGGCCAATTCATCACCATGGCCTTGAACAAAGAGGGCATTGACACTGACAGCATCACTTATACCAAAGAATTCTCAACCGGCATGCTGATCAAATCCAAGGTGCTTACCGGCGATCCCAAGGTAGAATATTTCCGCAAAAATTCCGCAGCCTCCAAGCTTAGCCTGGCTGATTTTGATGAAAATTATTTTGCATCCGCAGGCCATCTGCATGTAACCAGCATTTCTTCAGCTCTTTCGAAGTCCTGCCATGAATTCTCCCTGCATGCGATGGAATTTATGAAAAAGAACGGCAAAACCGTTTCCCTAGACCCGAATCTGCGTCCAACCCTTTGGCCAGACACAGAGACGATGGTAAAAACGATCAATGATCTCGCTACACGCTGCGACTGGTTCCTGCCGGGCCTTAGCGAAGGCAAAATTCTGACCGGGCTTGAGACACCGGAGGAAATCGCCGGTTACTATCTGCAGCGGGGAGTATCGCTCGTGGTGATTAAGCTGGGCCCGGAAGGTGCTTATTATAAAACTGCCACCGGAGAAGAAGGTTATGTGAACGGGTTCAAGGTGAAAGAGGTCGTTGATACGGTAGGAGCCGGGGATGGATTCGCCGTTGGTGTGATCAGCGCGATGCTTGAGCAGCTCTCCGTAGCCGAAGCCGTGAGACGCGGTAATGCAATCGGCGCACTGGCAGTTATGTCTCCCGGAGATATGGATGGTCTGCCAACCCGTGAAGGATTGGAACAATTCATGAATGCCAGCGTTTAGGGGCAATTGCGAATATCCGCACCGCAGAAATAGTATAACAACAGAAAGAGCAGCGATCCCCGTTATTGAGGGATCGCTGCTCTTTCTTGTTACATTGGCAGCATAGCATCCTGCGGACACAAGGGCCATCGCGTTTGGCGGAGCATAAAACGGTTTATTCAGCTGCTGACGGCGGCTGGACCGACTGGCCCAGCTGGAGTGCAGGCGGAAAACGGTACGTAATCGGGACGGCAGCATCCTGATCCTCAATCAATGAGAGCATCAGCTTCGCCGCCTGCATGCCCATCTCATAAGCCGGCTGGCGGATCGTCGTAATGGCCGGATTGTAAATCCGGGCAAACTCGGCATCGTCTATGCCGATGACGGACAGACGGCTGGGGATGGCAATGGAATGACGGTTCGCATACTTGAGAATTTCGCCCAGCACCAGGTCGTTGGCGGCGAGCAGCGCTGTCGGGGGCTGCGGGTGGCGCAGCAGATCATCCAGCGCAGCGGAGATCTCTTCCCGCGGCACACTGCGCATGTACCGGTCATTGAGTGGCAGACCCGCTTCCTCCATTGCCTTTTTGTAGCCGCTCATTCTTTCCTTGCGCGGTGTAATTGCATGCTCCCCGAGCGGCAGTGAAAGAATCGCAATCGCCTCATGACCGTGGCGCGTCAGCTCCTTAACCGCTGTTTTGACGGCCATTTCATTATCCAGCAGCAGACTCTGGGTCGTTACCCCCTCCACCAGCCGGTCCATGAAAACAAGCGGATATTCTGCATCAATTAACTTGCTATAAGCAGAAGACTGATCGCCTGTAGGGAAAATAATCAACCCGTCTACCTGGCGCGCGATTAACGTTTCCACATAAGTATTCTCTTTATCAGCATTCTCATCGGCATTGCAGATAATGACCTGAATGCCGCGCAGCGACAGCTCATTTTCGATCGCCCGGATGCACTGGATGGACAAGGAATAGTCAATATTCGCGACAATGATCCCGACCATGTGGGTACGGTTCTGCTTAAGGCTGCGGGCCAGGCCGTTCGGCTGATAGTTCAGCTCCTCAATCACATCGGCAATCCGGTTCTTCGTGGCCTCGCTCATATATTTAAACCGTTTATTCAAAAATTGCGAGACTGTGCTTTTGGACACTCCCGCTTTTTGAGCAACATCCTCAATCGTTAATTTCTTCATTTTTCCGCTCCACTCTGCCTATATAAAAAAGCCATACCTTTGATATTATCAAAAGTATAGCTTTTTTTTAGTAAATTATCTAGTAATCAATTATCGGAGCTACAGCTTACGCGAAACTCCTTAGTACTGCTGCTCATACTTCACACCGTATTCTTCAAACCACCAGTCATAGATCCATTGCTGGCCAAGCGGCAGCGTGATTTCAGGTGAGCGTTTCTCGCCGTTTACTTCATAGTGTGCAGTTAGGATCTTACTTTGGATCAAAGTATTCAAGTCGTGGTCTGCAAACGAGGTCGATTTTTTAGCGCCTGAATCCTTTTGATTTGCAGTGAACTCTCCAGTAAGCAACTGCGATTCGCCGGTTTTAAGATCATACAGCTTGTTATGGGCAATCCACTTCCCGTTATCCCCGGGGGTATAGTACACCAGTAGCAATTCCTCATGCTTCAGGTCGATGGAGATAAATGACTTATAGTTTCCATATTCCTTTTCTACCGTAAATATCTCTGTTGGTGTTACAGTTGCTCCCGCAGCTGCCTTTTGCACGTCAATGACAGACAGCTTCCCTTTGGAATAATTGGCGCGTCCTTCCCCTAGCGTATATGTGCTGCTAACCAAAATCGCATACTTCCCGGCACCTTCAACTCCCATCAGGTTATAGTATGTTTGTGCCCCACCGGCATAGAGCGGGAAGGTATAGATGCGTTTTGCTGATGCAGCCGACAGCTCCGGATGACCTTTGGGAGTCAGATAAAGCGAATACGGTTCTGTGTTATGAGTCAGCTTGGGTTTAGTGTAATTTACTACCGGTGGCGGCGGAGACCAGACAATGCCTGCATCTGTCTCGACTGCACGCGCGTTTGACTTATCTCCGCTAAATGACAAAGGCATATAATACTTCTGCCCTCCGATTTCGAACTCTGCCGAGCCTACAGGCGGATTATAATCCTTCGCTTCCGCTGATGGAGAAGGTACAGCCGATGGCTGCACAGCGGCAGCGGTAGATTTACTGAACAAGGAGGCAATTTGAGCTGCGTAATCCCCCTTGCCGAGGCTCCCAAGCGGCCAGACCAGCACACCGAACAGCAGGAGGGCCGATAAACCGGCAAGACTGAAGCTTTTGCGTGAAAAGAATCTTCTGCCCGCCGCAGCACGGCTGTCAGCTGCCAGCTCGATCCGGGCCATCAGCTCCGGGGTGAAGCCGTCCTCCTGAAAAGGACTGCGTCCGGCCTGGCGGTACCATTCCGGCTTTTGATTCGACGTGTTTGCTGATTTCTCAAACTGTTTACTCTTCATCGTTCCTCCTCCTCAAGCGCCTTTCTCACTTTGTCTCTGGCCCGCGACAGCCGGGATTTGACCGTTCCTTCGGCTACACCGAGCAGTAGAGCCATTTCCGCGGTGGACAGTTCCTGCTGAATCTCCAGCACCAGTACCTCCCTGTGCTTATCCGGCAGCTCCATAATCAGCTCCCAGATCCGGCTTACATACTGGTTGCTGATCGCTTCCTTTTCCGCAGACATCGCTTGGCGTACTCCCTGCTCGCTTCCAAGCGGGGCAAACCTGCGCCAAAAGCTGCTCCGTCTCCAGCTGAATGCCGTATTGCGGGTGATCGTCAGCAGCCAGGTTTTCAGGGTGGCGTTGCCGCGGTATTTTCCGATGCTCCGGTAAGCTTTCAGGAACACCTCCTGGCTGATGTCATTCGCCTGCTCGCGGCTGCGGGTCAGGAAAAACGCATAATGCCACACATCCGAGCCGTACGTCTCCATCATCTCCCGAAGCGTCATGGACGGCGCATAGGCCACGGCATAAGGTAATTCTTCACTGTGCATGTTCTCTCTCACCTCTCGCCCAATAAGACTCACCAGGCTGCAATTGGTTCCCTCAATTTTCCTATATTCTATGTAAACATCCGAAGGGGCCGGTAATGGCGGTAATATTTCATAATAGCTTACATGCATCCGATACCGTTCACCAGAGCGCTGGCGAATCAGGCGGGGATTAGCGACAAACCTTACCAGCATGATAACAGCAATTGCAGGAACAGGGTACAGGGGATTGCAAATTCCACTGATGGAGAAGTGATCTTAAAGAATAGTTCATCTGCACCGAAAAGGCGGATAGTCAGCTGCTTGGGGAAATTATTTCATGCAAATGATGGGTGCCGGGTGCTTAAAGCTTATGCCTCACCCTTACCCCTTCCTTCCGTACCCTGAGCTGAATCTCTCCCTGCAGATCCGTCCGGTATACCGCCGCAGCCGAGTCTGACAATCGTTCCAATACACCGGCATTGGGGTGCCCGTACAGATTGTTGACCCCGGCAGAGATCACCGCTGCAGCGGGATTCCAGAACTTCAGCCAGGCTGCACTTGTTGCGGTTTTGCTGCCGTGGTGCGCTACTTTCAGCACGTCGATAGGCCCGCTTTCACCTATTCCGGACTGCTGCCCCGCTTGAATAATGTCTTCCTCCGCCGCCTCATCCATATCTCCAGTAAAAAGAAAGCTGTGGCCGTTCATCTCCAGCCGGAATGCGACAGATTCGTGATTCTGGTCCTCGACTTCATGGAGTAGTGTATGACTATCCTCCTGTGGCTCCGGCCAAAGGAAAAACAACCGCGTCTCATCATCCGGAGCAAGCATCTGCCCCTGATGTACGGCGTACATCCGGACACCCTGCGCAAGCGCCGTATCCATCAGTTCGCCATACGCTTCTGTGCCGGTCAGCGTTCCGTTGAACAGCAGTGCCGAGACTGGCATGCCTTCCAGTACAGCCTGCAGCCCGCCCGCGTGATCCTGATCGCCATGGGTTAATATCACTGCGTCCAGCTGGTGGATGCCCCGCTGCTTCAGCAAGGGCAGCAGCGTTTTGGCACCGATCTCAAACGGGCTGCGGCGGATGCGCCATTCTCCCCGGTCCCCGAAGCTAACCGTCCCCCCGCCGTCGACCAGAATATGCGCTCCCTCCGGTGTAGTAATCAGGATGCTGTCACCCTGGCCCACATCCAGAT of the Paenibacillus pedocola genome contains:
- a CDS encoding bifunctional 2-keto-4-hydroxyglutarate aldolase/2-keto-3-deoxy-6-phosphogluconate aldolase encodes the protein MKKIKVLQNITSVGVVAVIRADNADDAYKMSAACIEGGLNNIEVTFTTPDADVAIKRLVAEYGSRAVIGAGTVLDPLTARIAILAGSEFVVSPSFEEETAKMCNLYGIPYMPGCMTLNEMKEALKLGVDVLKLFPGSAFGPDYVKAVKGPMPHVNIMPTGGVDLNNMEKWIANGCIAVGIGGNLTAPAKEGRYDQITELAAQYVAKFKEIKGA
- a CDS encoding sugar kinase, with product MSKQLNAVTFGEPMAMFYANETGPLHEVTSFSKALAGAESNVATGLSRLAHKTGYVTKLGEDNFGQFITMALNKEGIDTDSITYTKEFSTGMLIKSKVLTGDPKVEYFRKNSAASKLSLADFDENYFASAGHLHVTSISSALSKSCHEFSLHAMEFMKKNGKTVSLDPNLRPTLWPDTETMVKTINDLATRCDWFLPGLSEGKILTGLETPEEIAGYYLQRGVSLVVIKLGPEGAYYKTATGEEGYVNGFKVKEVVDTVGAGDGFAVGVISAMLEQLSVAEAVRRGNAIGALAVMSPGDMDGLPTREGLEQFMNASV
- a CDS encoding LacI family DNA-binding transcriptional regulator translates to MKKLTIEDVAQKAGVSKSTVSQFLNKRFKYMSEATKNRIADVIEELNYQPNGLARSLKQNRTHMVGIIVANIDYSLSIQCIRAIENELSLRGIQVIICNADENADKENTYVETLIARQVDGLIIFPTGDQSSAYSKLIDAEYPLVFMDRLVEGVTTQSLLLDNEMAVKTAVKELTRHGHEAIAILSLPLGEHAITPRKERMSGYKKAMEEAGLPLNDRYMRSVPREEISAALDDLLRHPQPPTALLAANDLVLGEILKYANRHSIAIPSRLSVIGIDDAEFARIYNPAITTIRQPAYEMGMQAAKLMLSLIEDQDAAVPITYRFPPALQLGQSVQPPSAAE
- a CDS encoding RNA polymerase sigma factor, which gives rise to MHSEELPYAVAYAPSMTLREMMETYGSDVWHYAFFLTRSREQANDISQEVFLKAYRSIGKYRGNATLKTWLLTITRNTAFSWRRSSFWRRFAPLGSEQGVRQAMSAEKEAISNQYVSRIWELIMELPDKHREVLVLEIQQELSTAEMALLLGVAEGTVKSRLSRARDKVRKALEEEER